One Myxosarcina sp. GI1 genomic window carries:
- the ruvB gene encoding Holliday junction branch migration DNA helicase RuvB has protein sequence MAIKRASDSQPAPKKNRQKPKRDSIPSNRNEANLMSAQATVEETDNSEDKIRPQRLADYIGQKDLKGILNIAIAAAKGREEPLDHLLLYGPPGLGKTTMSIILATEMGVNCKITSAPALERPRDITGLLVNLKPGDILFIDEIHRLNRMSEELLYPAMEDYRLDITIGKGQTAKTRSIPLPPFTLVGATTKAGSLSSPLRDRFGMVQRLRFYELDELILIVKRTAEIINTKITETGAEEIARRSRGTPRIANRLLRRVRDYVEVQQATEITQELAAAAMDIFDVDACGLDWTDRLVLNTIIEQFQGGPVGLEAIAAATGEDRKTIEEVYEPYLLQSGYLNRTHRGRIVTDKAYEHLGIRTQTHTQTQLRF, from the coding sequence ATGGCAATTAAACGAGCATCTGATTCGCAACCAGCACCTAAAAAAAACCGTCAAAAACCGAAGCGCGATTCTATTCCCTCAAATAGAAACGAAGCCAACTTAATGTCGGCACAGGCAACTGTTGAAGAAACAGACAATAGTGAAGACAAAATTCGTCCTCAACGACTAGCTGACTATATCGGACAAAAAGATTTAAAAGGAATTCTCAACATTGCGATCGCGGCGGCTAAGGGTAGAGAAGAACCCTTAGATCATTTATTACTCTACGGACCTCCTGGTTTGGGTAAAACCACCATGTCGATTATTTTGGCTACAGAAATGGGAGTTAACTGTAAAATAACTTCCGCACCTGCATTAGAACGTCCGCGAGATATTACGGGCTTGCTAGTCAATCTCAAACCAGGAGATATTCTGTTTATCGATGAAATCCATCGCCTCAACCGCATGAGCGAAGAATTGCTATATCCTGCAATGGAAGATTATCGCCTCGATATTACTATTGGTAAAGGTCAGACTGCCAAAACTCGCAGCATTCCTTTACCGCCCTTTACCTTAGTCGGGGCAACTACTAAAGCAGGGTCGCTGTCTTCTCCCTTGCGCGATCGCTTTGGCATGGTGCAGAGATTGCGCTTTTACGAGCTAGACGAACTAATTCTCATCGTCAAACGCACTGCCGAAATTATCAATACTAAAATTACTGAAACGGGTGCAGAAGAAATTGCGCGGCGATCGCGTGGAACGCCCCGTATTGCCAATCGTTTGCTGAGAAGGGTAAGAGACTATGTTGAGGTACAGCAAGCCACCGAAATTACTCAAGAATTAGCGGCTGCGGCAATGGATATTTTTGATGTCGATGCCTGTGGTTTGGACTGGACGGATCGTCTGGTTCTCAATACCATCATCGAACAGTTTCAAGGTGGACCTGTCGGTTTAGAAGCGATCGCTGCCGCTACGGGAGAAGACCGCAAAACTATCGAAGAAGTATACGAACCTTACTTACTTCAAAGTGGTTATCTCAATCGCACCCATAGAGGCAGAATAGTTACGGATAAAGCTTACGAACACTTAGGAATTAGAACGCAAACTCATACGCAAACGCAATTAAGATTTTAA
- a CDS encoding NAD(P)/FAD-dependent oxidoreductase, whose translation MINRTRNLGHRAIVIGGSVAGMLAARILIDYFAEVIIVERDTLPTEPKLRQGVPQSAQPHILLTKGYRILLELLGEDFNIELIQRGALTIDWAKEFYSYGEAGWLANTSKPSDLISITCSRPLLEWAIARQIKKNNRIKFWEQHRVTELIYHRQEHRVRGITASSLSNKEEKKLTADLIVDCSGRNSKAPQWLKNIGITAPPETTVNPHLGYATRRYKEPEGFQLPWKVMLINHAPPEHTRLGYLARIERGEWIATLGGYEADFPPIDEPGFLDFARSLRHASIYETITQAEPISPIYAYRATTNRLRHYEKIELPYGFIVLGDAVCSLCPVYGQGMTVSALAVLTLQKWLNRTRKSFLLSKLSSASFQQDLAKSNSPHWNLAIAQDSRFLKTKGRVKPTLLNSLLQPYLQRLQKQATYDPEVYVSFMEIAHSLKSPLSFFSPQLLWRVFTKIDSKSKSRRIKS comes from the coding sequence ATGATAAATCGAACCCGTAATCTCGGACATAGAGCAATTGTTATCGGTGGTAGTGTTGCTGGAATGCTAGCTGCTCGCATACTTATCGATTATTTTGCCGAAGTAATCATTGTCGAAAGAGATACTCTACCGACAGAACCAAAGTTACGCCAGGGAGTACCACAGTCAGCGCAGCCACATATTTTGCTTACCAAAGGCTACAGAATTTTATTAGAACTATTGGGCGAAGATTTTAATATCGAATTAATTCAAAGAGGTGCTTTAACTATTGATTGGGCGAAAGAGTTTTATAGCTACGGCGAAGCAGGATGGTTGGCAAATACTTCAAAACCTTCCGACTTAATTTCTATAACTTGCAGTCGTCCTTTATTAGAATGGGCGATCGCTCGTCAGATTAAAAAGAACAACAGAATAAAGTTTTGGGAACAACATCGCGTTACCGAACTAATTTACCATCGACAGGAACATCGAGTTCGAGGAATAACAGCTAGCTCATTAAGTAATAAAGAAGAAAAAAAACTGACTGCCGATCTGATTGTAGACTGTAGCGGACGTAACTCTAAAGCACCTCAATGGTTAAAAAACATCGGCATAACTGCACCACCAGAAACTACAGTCAATCCTCATCTTGGATATGCGACTCGCCGCTATAAAGAGCCAGAAGGCTTTCAACTTCCTTGGAAAGTTATGTTAATTAACCATGCTCCTCCAGAGCATACTAGATTGGGATATCTCGCCAGAATCGAAAGAGGTGAATGGATTGCTACGTTAGGCGGTTATGAAGCAGACTTTCCTCCGATTGACGAGCCTGGTTTTTTAGATTTCGCTCGTAGTCTGCGTCATGCCAGCATTTATGAAACAATTACTCAAGCCGAACCCATATCGCCTATTTATGCCTATAGAGCAACTACCAATAGGTTGCGTCACTATGAAAAAATCGAGCTTCCTTATGGGTTTATCGTACTTGGCGATGCCGTTTGCTCTCTTTGTCCAGTTTACGGTCAGGGAATGACGGTAAGTGCCTTAGCTGTGTTGACTTTGCAAAAATGGCTAAATAGAACGCGAAAATCTTTTTTACTTAGTAAACTATCTTCTGCTTCCTTTCAACAAGATTTAGCCAAAAGCAATTCCCCACATTGGAATTTAGCTATTGCTCAAGATTCTCGCTTTTTAAAAACTAAAGGTAGAGTCAAGCCTACCTTATTAAATAGTTTGCTTCAACCATATTTACAGAGATTACAAAAGCAAGCAACTTACGATCCCGAAGTCTATGTTTCATTTATGGAAATAGCACATTCGCTCAAATCGCCGCTATCTTTCTTTTCTCCCCAGCTTCTGTGGCGAGTATTTACTAAAATCGATTCAAAATCTAAATCTCGAAGAATTAAAAGTTGA
- a CDS encoding iron uptake porin, giving the protein MKKLEALFTIGISVVLLAAPQVKAQTTKNNNNFVQNYQTNSIDSNLDRIDIQNNSGDYLGQVTNVDSLRDVAPTDWAYEALRSLVNRYGCIAGYPNQTYRGSQALTRYEFAAGLNSCLNQIERLIASSEAVSREDLDTISRLSQEFEAELATLGGRIDNIESRTAFLEDNQFSPTSKLSGEVIFSLAGATGGNSETGEDPQVVFNDRVRLNLNTSFSGEDLLITGLQAYNFGGEIDGSGSIQNSLFPTESLLTAGSTKLSFEPQFPRFNPQDISEEVESNSVNLYKLLYIFPSGLDKVTLFAGTAAEASDAFPTIIPFADEGQGAISRFAALNPVLRVSGGTSQTGLASAAGFIWNISKRIDWRALYASVNAAIPEKEDSNVLGAGLFSGSMLASTQLTLKPTDNIDLGLNYAYSYHELNILATGLNRFSATPLAIPNQTVNQDGTVNVNGILETPVHIHSIGTSFNWNILPDLAFTGYGSYFFVDSVSGPDASSEFLSWMTGIQVRDLLKEGNSAGLIFGQPLNRVDAGGAAELTEPDVERGIPYHLELFYNYKVNDNLSLTPGFFVLFNPEGNENNDTTAVGVLRTTFSF; this is encoded by the coding sequence ATGAAAAAATTGGAAGCTTTATTTACCATAGGAATTTCTGTTGTTTTGCTAGCTGCGCCACAAGTTAAAGCACAAACTACTAAAAATAACAATAATTTTGTACAGAATTATCAAACTAATAGTATCGATAGCAATCTCGACCGAATTGACATACAAAATAACTCAGGCGATTATCTAGGTCAAGTAACAAACGTAGACAGTTTGCGAGATGTTGCCCCTACCGATTGGGCTTATGAAGCTCTCCGCAGCTTAGTCAACCGCTATGGCTGTATTGCAGGTTACCCCAACCAAACCTATCGCGGCAGTCAAGCTCTAACTCGTTATGAATTTGCGGCTGGTTTAAACTCATGCTTGAATCAAATCGAACGTTTGATTGCTTCTTCTGAAGCTGTTAGTAGAGAAGATTTGGATACTATAAGCCGTCTGAGCCAAGAATTTGAAGCAGAACTTGCCACCTTGGGCGGGCGTATCGATAACATTGAAAGCCGCACTGCTTTCTTGGAAGACAATCAATTTTCTCCTACCAGTAAATTAAGTGGTGAAGTTATTTTCTCCTTAGCTGGTGCAACTGGGGGAAATTCAGAAACAGGGGAAGATCCTCAAGTTGTTTTTAACGATCGCGTCCGCCTGAATTTAAACACCAGCTTTTCTGGTGAAGATTTATTGATTACAGGTTTGCAGGCTTATAATTTTGGCGGTGAAATAGATGGTTCTGGTAGCATTCAAAATAGTTTATTTCCTACAGAATCTTTACTAACTGCTGGCTCGACCAAACTTAGCTTTGAACCTCAATTTCCGCGCTTCAATCCCCAGGATATTTCTGAAGAAGTTGAAAGTAATTCGGTCAACCTTTACAAACTACTTTACATTTTTCCTTCGGGTTTAGATAAAGTTACTCTGTTTGCTGGCACAGCTGCCGAAGCCTCCGATGCTTTTCCCACTATTATTCCCTTTGCTGACGAAGGACAGGGAGCTATTTCTCGATTTGCTGCTTTAAATCCAGTGCTGCGCGTGTCGGGAGGAACTTCTCAAACTGGTTTGGCTTCGGCAGCAGGATTTATTTGGAACATCTCCAAGCGAATAGACTGGCGGGCTTTATATGCTAGCGTTAACGCGGCTATACCCGAAAAAGAAGATAGTAATGTCTTAGGTGCAGGACTATTTAGTGGCAGTATGTTAGCTTCAACTCAGTTGACTTTGAAGCCTACAGACAATATCGATCTAGGTTTGAATTACGCCTATAGTTATCACGAACTAAATATATTAGCCACGGGACTTAATAGATTTTCGGCAACTCCCTTAGCAATTCCCAATCAAACTGTTAACCAAGACGGAACTGTTAACGTTAACGGTATTCTAGAAACCCCCGTACACATTCATTCTATTGGAACTTCTTTCAACTGGAACATTTTGCCCGATCTGGCTTTTACTGGATATGGTTCGTATTTTTTTGTTGATTCGGTATCTGGACCAGATGCTTCTTCAGAATTTCTCAGTTGGATGACAGGTATTCAGGTTCGAGATTTATTAAAAGAAGGAAATAGTGCTGGACTAATTTTTGGACAACCTCTAAACCGAGTCGATGCTGGTGGTGCAGCCGAATTGACAGAACCCGATGTCGAGCGAGGAATACCATATCATTTAGAACTTTTTTATAACTACAAAGTTAACGATAATTTAAGTCTTACCCCTGGGTTTTTTGTTTTGTTTAATCCAGAAGGTAATGAGAACAATGATACTACTGCGGTAGGTGTTTTGCGAACAACTTTTAGTTTTTAA
- a CDS encoding AAA family ATPase → MTQIDIASIIAKMQQQETYPHSVSGSIKLVQTHISYLFLTGEYVYKLKKRVDFGFLDFSTLEKRKHFLEEEIRLNSQIAPDLYLEVLPIVRQGDKLILGGDGEAVEYALKMRQFPQKNLFINLFENNKLSSDRLSELGKKVARFHQQAKTNEYIRSFGRVAKIKQAIDENYQQTKKYIGTVQTQKQFDETKTFTDHFFSDRQELFQARIDAHKIKECHGDLHLKNICWWQNEIQLFDRIEFNEAFRFVDVMYDVAFTVMDLEIRDRRDLANVFLNTYLEYTGDWSGLTVLSLYLSRQAYVRAKTNSMLLDDEGVSEADKQQAKQTAADYYRQAWKYTKRQSGKLILMSGVSGTGKSTAGKIIARKMNAIQIRSDVVRKHLAGISLDEPGGDEIYTADMSQKTYNRLRELGIMLAKEGFTVILDAKYDRIALRQPVIEQAQAANIPLQIIHCIAPTEILRDRLSTRSGDVSDATPDLLRQQLELFEEFGTGEQSYVTTIDTSNDNWQQNLKFK, encoded by the coding sequence ATGACTCAGATCGATATTGCTTCTATTATCGCTAAGATGCAGCAGCAGGAAACCTATCCTCATTCTGTGTCTGGTTCTATAAAATTGGTACAGACGCACATTTCCTATCTGTTTCTAACAGGTGAATACGTTTACAAACTAAAAAAAAGAGTAGATTTTGGGTTTTTAGATTTTTCTACTCTCGAAAAAAGAAAGCATTTTTTAGAAGAAGAAATTCGTTTAAATAGCCAAATTGCTCCCGATTTGTATTTGGAAGTATTACCAATTGTTCGGCAGGGAGATAAATTAATTTTGGGCGGTGATGGAGAAGCTGTCGAATACGCTCTGAAAATGCGGCAGTTTCCCCAGAAAAATCTATTTATTAATCTTTTTGAAAATAACAAACTATCGAGCGATCGCCTGTCGGAATTGGGTAAAAAAGTCGCTCGGTTTCATCAGCAAGCTAAGACTAATGAATATATCCGTAGCTTTGGTAGGGTAGCCAAAATTAAACAGGCGATCGACGAAAACTATCAGCAAACCAAAAAGTATATCGGTACGGTGCAAACCCAGAAACAGTTTGATGAAACCAAAACTTTTACCGACCATTTTTTTAGCGATCGCCAGGAATTATTTCAAGCTAGAATTGATGCTCACAAAATCAAAGAATGTCACGGCGATTTACATCTCAAAAATATTTGCTGGTGGCAGAACGAAATTCAACTATTCGATCGCATTGAGTTTAACGAAGCTTTCCGCTTTGTAGATGTAATGTACGATGTGGCATTTACGGTAATGGATTTAGAAATCCGAGACAGACGAGATTTGGCTAATGTTTTTCTCAATACCTATCTAGAATACACTGGCGATTGGTCGGGATTGACCGTATTATCTTTATATCTTTCTCGGCAGGCTTATGTAAGAGCCAAAACTAACTCTATGCTATTGGATGATGAGGGTGTTTCCGAAGCCGATAAACAGCAAGCCAAACAAACTGCCGCAGATTACTATCGACAGGCTTGGAAGTATACTAAAAGGCAATCTGGAAAATTAATCTTAATGTCGGGGGTATCTGGTACGGGTAAATCCACCGCAGGCAAAATTATCGCTCGAAAAATGAACGCGATTCAAATTCGTTCTGATGTCGTTCGCAAACATCTTGCAGGTATATCTCTTGATGAGCCAGGAGGAGATGAAATATACACTGCTGACATGAGTCAAAAAACTTATAATCGCCTGAGAGAATTGGGCATCATGCTGGCAAAAGAGGGTTTTACCGTCATTTTAGATGCTAAATACGATCGCATTGCCCTGCGTCAACCCGTTATCGAACAAGCACAAGCTGCCAATATTCCCCTACAGATAATTCACTGCATTGCACCTACGGAAATTTTACGCGATCGCCTCAGCACTCGTAGTGGTGACGTTTCCGATGCTACTCCCGATTTACTCAGGCAACAGCTAGAGTTGTTTGAAGAATTTGGTACTGGCGAACAGTCTTACGTGACAACTATTGACACCAGCAACGACAATTGGCAACAAAATTTAAAATTCAAGTAA
- the bchB gene encoding ferredoxin:protochlorophyllide reductase (ATP-dependent) subunit B, whose protein sequence is MKLAYWMYAGPAHIGTLRIASSFKNVHAIMHAPLGDDYFNVMRSMLERERNFTPVTASVVDRKVLARGSQEKVVDNITRKDREERPDLIILTPTCTSSILQEDLNNFVSRAQMDAQGDVMLADVNHYRYNELQAGDRTLAQVVKFYLEKARKKGELPAGKTEKPSVNIIGISTLGFHNQHDCTELKRLMADLGIEVNLVIPDKASVHELKNLPRAWFNLVPYRELGMMAAEYLESEFEMPYVDITPMGVVETARCIRKIQEVINERGASANYEEYIENQTLHVSQAAWFSRSIDCQNLTGKKAVVFGDNTHAAAMTKILAREMGIKVVLAGTYCKYDADWFREQVSEYCDEILISEDNGEIGDAIARHEPSAIFGTQMERHVGKRLDIPCGVIAAPIHIQNFPIGYKPFVGYEGTNQIADLVYNSFTLGMEDHLLEIFGGHDTKEVITKGISADSDLNWNKEATVELNKVPGFVRGKVKRNTEKFARERGFSEITLEVMYAAKEAVGA, encoded by the coding sequence ATGAAATTAGCTTACTGGATGTATGCAGGACCCGCTCATATTGGAACTTTACGCATCGCCAGTTCGTTTAAGAACGTTCATGCAATCATGCACGCTCCCCTGGGAGATGATTACTTTAACGTTATGCGATCGATGTTAGAAAGAGAGCGTAACTTTACCCCAGTAACTGCTAGCGTAGTCGATCGCAAAGTTCTGGCGAGAGGTTCGCAAGAAAAAGTTGTCGATAACATCACTCGCAAAGATCGCGAAGAACGTCCCGATTTAATTATTCTTACTCCTACCTGTACCTCCAGCATCCTGCAAGAAGATTTAAACAACTTCGTATCTCGCGCCCAAATGGATGCTCAAGGTGATGTGATGTTAGCCGATGTCAATCACTATCGCTACAACGAACTACAGGCAGGCGATCGAACTTTGGCACAGGTAGTTAAATTTTATTTAGAAAAAGCTCGTAAGAAAGGCGAACTGCCCGCAGGCAAAACTGAAAAGCCTTCGGTTAATATCATCGGTATTTCCACTTTGGGTTTTCATAACCAGCACGACTGCACCGAGTTGAAAAGACTGATGGCTGATTTGGGCATAGAAGTAAATCTGGTAATTCCCGATAAAGCTTCGGTTCACGAACTTAAAAACTTACCCCGTGCCTGGTTTAACCTCGTACCCTATCGCGAACTAGGCATGATGGCTGCTGAATATCTAGAAAGCGAGTTCGAGATGCCTTATGTCGATATTACGCCGATGGGAGTAGTCGAAACCGCTCGCTGTATTCGTAAAATTCAGGAAGTAATTAACGAACGGGGTGCATCTGCAAATTACGAAGAGTATATTGAAAACCAAACCCTGCACGTATCTCAAGCGGCATGGTTTTCTCGTTCGATTGACTGTCAAAACCTAACTGGCAAAAAAGCCGTTGTCTTTGGCGACAATACCCATGCTGCGGCAATGACCAAAATTTTAGCTAGAGAAATGGGTATTAAAGTAGTACTAGCAGGAACTTATTGTAAATACGATGCCGACTGGTTTAGAGAACAGGTAAGCGAATATTGCGATGAAATTTTAATTAGTGAAGATAATGGCGAAATTGGTGATGCGATCGCCCGTCACGAACCTTCAGCAATTTTTGGTACGCAGATGGAACGTCATGTAGGCAAACGATTAGATATTCCCTGTGGCGTAATTGCCGCACCAATTCACATTCAAAACTTCCCTATTGGCTATAAGCCTTTTGTGGGTTATGAAGGTACCAATCAAATTGCTGACTTAGTTTACAACTCCTTCACTTTAGGAATGGAAGATCACCTGTTAGAAATCTTTGGCGGACACGATACCAAAGAAGTTATCACCAAAGGCATTTCGGCAGACTCTGACTTAAACTGGAACAAAGAAGCCACTGTAGAACTAAATAAAGTTCCTGGTTTTGTAAGGGGTAAAGTTAAGCGCAATACCGAAAAATTTGCTCGCGAAAGAGGGTTTAGTGAAATTACTTTAGAAGTTATGTACGCGGCTAAAGAAGCGGTTGGTGCGTAG
- the aroQ gene encoding type II 3-dehydroquinate dehydratase yields MSQLKILVLHGPNLNLLGRREPEVYGSMTLESIEKLLLEEAKRLQVSISCLQSNHEGVLVDSIHEAIDKYQGILINPGAYTHTSVAIRDAFAAAMIPVVEVHLSNIYQREEFRHHSYIAPVAIGQISGFGADSYVLGLQALVNYLQR; encoded by the coding sequence TTGTCGCAGCTAAAAATATTAGTATTGCATGGTCCCAATCTTAATTTATTGGGGCGGCGCGAACCAGAAGTTTATGGTTCGATGACTCTCGAATCAATTGAAAAACTTTTACTAGAAGAAGCAAAAAGACTGCAAGTAAGTATATCTTGTTTGCAGTCTAATCATGAAGGGGTATTAGTAGACTCCATCCATGAAGCGATAGACAAATATCAAGGAATTTTAATTAATCCAGGTGCTTATACTCATACCAGTGTAGCTATTCGGGATGCTTTCGCCGCAGCAATGATTCCCGTAGTAGAAGTACACCTGAGTAATATTTATCAACGCGAAGAATTTCGCCATCACTCATATATTGCACCAGTCGCGATCGGACAAATAAGTGGCTTTGGTGCTGATAGTTATGTTTTGGGATTACAGGCGCTAGTTAATTATTTGCAAAGATAA
- a CDS encoding Uma2 family endonuclease: MLLTNKNFPLPLERLEKEDLTISFANATWDDFEKLYCEEDFGYRVSYLNGVITIVSPSKNHEVIADIISDLIKAFCRRFNILYFPMGSTTLTNKPLAGKEPDASFTFGEIKDIPDLAIEVAFSSGSLEDLEKYKLLNVKEVWLWKNEKLRFFVLNKQRDDYEEKERSFYLHNLSAEFLIDFVNRSLTESPLTIEKDFNKALSAIASKIDDVKH, translated from the coding sequence ATGTTATTAACCAATAAAAATTTTCCTCTGCCTTTAGAACGTTTAGAAAAAGAGGATTTAACAATTAGTTTTGCTAATGCTACTTGGGATGACTTTGAAAAACTATATTGTGAGGAAGATTTTGGTTATAGAGTATCTTATTTAAATGGAGTTATTACCATTGTGTCTCCCAGCAAAAATCATGAAGTTATTGCCGATATTATTAGCGATTTAATAAAAGCTTTTTGCCGAAGATTCAATATTTTGTATTTTCCTATGGGTTCTACCACATTAACCAACAAGCCTTTAGCTGGGAAGGAGCCTGATGCTAGTTTTACTTTTGGTGAAATAAAAGACATTCCAGATTTAGCGATTGAAGTGGCTTTTTCTAGCGGTAGTCTTGAAGATTTAGAAAAATATAAATTGTTAAACGTGAAAGAAGTTTGGCTATGGAAAAATGAAAAATTGAGGTTTTTTGTGCTAAATAAACAGCGCGATGACTATGAAGAAAAAGAACGCAGCTTTTATTTACACAACTTATCGGCAGAGTTTTTAATTGATTTTGTTAACCGCAGTTTAACTGAAAGTCCTTTAACTATAGAAAAAGATTTTAATAAAGCATTAAGCGCGATCGCATCAAAAATAGACGATGTTAAACATTGA
- a CDS encoding efflux RND transporter periplasmic adaptor subunit, with protein sequence MLQLLLFIGFLITGCVTADSRDSTTEQVASQQQLASVDLATASLGSAPAREYIGTTQPATEVSLRSQVEGRLLELSVAIGKNVIKGQEIGKLDDSLLAAVVSQEREELASLKSEVARAEIEVKDAQIQLEQAQIQLEQAKSDAARYGQLAKTGLIAEQQAESYRTAAQTAQQTVFSAREAIAIQRQAVDVAKSRVAAQQAAIAEAEQRWVYTQLLAPISGTIIAKAAEPGDVIQTGEEIVTIGNFQEVEVVVPISELDLSRVNLGQSVRVKLDAFSDRTFSGKVTQIAPTTSDSVARQIAVQVTVDNPDNLIKGGLLARVDFETTATSEIEVPEAAVIEEEGVNYLFVVTQTNDRQATVTKRQVKLGDRTNGNVEVLSGIRSGERFVLRSSQPLKDGETVALSIISE encoded by the coding sequence ATGTTGCAATTATTATTATTTATCGGTTTTTTAATTACTGGCTGCGTCACTGCCGACAGTAGAGATTCGACCACAGAACAAGTTGCCAGTCAACAGCAGCTGGCCAGTGTCGATCTAGCAACTGCCAGCTTAGGTTCGGCTCCGGCTAGAGAATATATCGGTACGACTCAACCCGCTACTGAAGTCTCTTTGCGATCGCAAGTAGAAGGTAGATTGTTAGAGTTATCTGTAGCTATTGGGAAGAACGTTATCAAAGGTCAAGAAATTGGCAAACTGGATGATAGTTTGTTAGCCGCCGTTGTCAGCCAAGAACGAGAGGAGTTAGCCAGCCTAAAATCAGAAGTAGCCAGAGCCGAAATTGAAGTCAAAGACGCGCAAATTCAGTTAGAACAAGCTCAAATTCAACTAGAACAGGCAAAAAGCGATGCTGCCAGGTACGGTCAACTAGCTAAAACGGGTTTAATTGCCGAACAACAGGCAGAATCATACAGAACTGCGGCTCAAACTGCCCAACAGACTGTATTCTCAGCAAGAGAAGCGATCGCTATTCAAAGACAAGCTGTAGATGTGGCAAAGTCGAGAGTTGCAGCACAACAAGCAGCGATCGCCGAAGCTGAACAGCGTTGGGTCTATACTCAGTTGCTCGCACCGATAAGCGGTACGATAATTGCTAAGGCTGCCGAACCTGGAGATGTAATTCAAACAGGAGAAGAAATTGTTACTATTGGCAATTTTCAAGAAGTGGAAGTGGTAGTTCCCATATCAGAACTAGATTTAAGTAGAGTCAATCTCGGACAAAGCGTTAGAGTTAAGCTAGATGCTTTTAGCGATCGCACCTTTTCAGGTAAAGTTACCCAAATTGCCCCTACTACATCCGATTCTGTAGCGCGTCAAATTGCAGTACAGGTTACAGTTGATAATCCCGACAATCTTATCAAAGGGGGTTTACTCGCTAGAGTTGACTTTGAAACTACAGCCACATCAGAAATAGAAGTTCCCGAAGCCGCAGTTATTGAAGAGGAAGGAGTAAATTATTTATTTGTAGTTACTCAAACTAACGATCGTCAAGCTACCGTGACCAAACGACAAGTAAAATTGGGCGATCGCACTAACGGCAATGTTGAAGTTTTATCGGGAATTAGATCGGGAGAAAGATTCGTACTTCGCAGTAGTCAGCCTTTAAAAGATGGTGAAACAGTCGCTTTGAGTATTATTTCTGAATAA
- a CDS encoding protochlorophyllide reductase yields MKQTSTVIITGASSGVGLQAAKALSDRNWHVVMACRNLDKTKKVAKEVGMKPDSYSVIHLDLASLDSVRQFVKDFRATGKNLNALVCNAAVYLPLEKEPLRSKDGYELSVATNHLGHFLLCNLMLEDLRRSSATDKRLVFIGTVTANPKELGGKIPIPAPPDLGDLQGMEAGFKEPVSMIDGKKYKSGKAYKDSKLCNMLTMQELDRRYHDATGIVFNALYPGCVAETGLFRNHFSLFQTIFPWFQKNITGGYVSEELAGERVAKIVAEPKYNESGVYYSWGNRQQKDRAAFKQEISDEALDELKAERLWDLSAKLVGLA; encoded by the coding sequence ATGAAACAAACTTCTACAGTAATAATTACGGGTGCATCTTCAGGAGTAGGATTACAGGCGGCTAAAGCTTTGAGCGATCGCAACTGGCACGTAGTAATGGCTTGTCGCAACCTCGATAAAACCAAAAAAGTAGCCAAAGAAGTCGGCATGAAACCAGATAGCTATAGCGTTATTCATTTGGATTTAGCTTCTTTAGATAGCGTGCGGCAGTTTGTTAAAGATTTTCGTGCTACTGGTAAAAATTTAAATGCTCTAGTTTGTAACGCGGCAGTATATTTGCCCTTAGAAAAAGAACCCCTGCGGAGTAAAGATGGTTATGAGTTGAGCGTTGCTACCAATCATCTCGGACATTTTTTGCTATGTAATCTGATGTTAGAAGATTTAAGAAGATCGTCAGCTACAGATAAAAGATTAGTATTTATCGGTACGGTAACAGCTAACCCCAAAGAGTTGGGAGGCAAAATTCCCATTCCCGCACCGCCAGACTTGGGAGATTTACAGGGTATGGAAGCTGGTTTTAAAGAGCCAGTATCGATGATCGATGGTAAAAAATATAAATCGGGCAAGGCATATAAAGACAGTAAGCTGTGCAATATGCTAACTATGCAGGAACTCGATCGCCGCTATCATGACGCTACTGGCATCGTGTTTAATGCTCTCTATCCTGGTTGCGTTGCCGAAACTGGCTTGTTCCGCAATCACTTTTCTTTGTTTCAGACCATCTTTCCCTGGTTCCAGAAAAATATCACGGGTGGTTATGTTTCGGAAGAATTAGCAGGAGAACGAGTAGCGAAGATAGTTGCCGAACCAAAGTATAACGAATCTGGAGTTTACTATAGTTGGGGCAACCGCCAGCAAAAAGACCGCGCTGCTTTCAAACAGGAAATTTCTGACGAAGCTCTCGACGAACTTAAAGCCGAACGTCTTTGGGACTTGAGCGCGAAGCTGGTCGGATTGGCATAA